aatttttatatgatatATCTTCAATTCCTTAATATTCAGTTCCATTATTAgagaatattttaattatatgaaatatgaatattttaattttttttttacttactACTCTTGAAAAAATATGTTTAGTTATTTCTGACTCCGCCACTACCTCTAATTAAATACTTCTAATTATGTTAAAAGTTACAAATATACCACCATCACCACTATTTTAAGGAATTTATGATTATGTTGTATTGTTGTTTATAAACTTTTGCACAAGTAAACAAAGTTTATGAGTTATACGACAATCAGAGAAATCGCGTCAATTATTagttcttctccttcttcgATCACTTCTCAATCTTCAGCTCTCTTCTCCAACTCAGTTATTTCATTGGACTACTCTTCCAATTTCAAGTAACCTTCGAATTTTTCGGCGAATCGCTAtaggaaataaaagaaaacaaaaaaggtttacaaaaatatactccatccgtcccgcttcaaatgacccaaAAAAATTGGTCATTAATATTAAGAAATGTGTGATAAAAGTGTAAAGTGGTGGTGGGGCAATCCAAAAAGTAATGTTAAATacctaattttatttctaaatttgggtTGGGTCActtgaagtgggacaacccaaaatagaaattaagTCATTtcaagtgggacggagggagtaatgtgTATAAAATTGGTACTGAAATTCAATATATGTGATTCATTCTTCAATGTGCAAACTTGATAAGAGGGGAAACGATTGAAACCTTGCTAGTAAATGCCATATTGGTAAACAATCGATTGTTTTCATATATATCCTACGTCATTAGCCATATCAATAAGGGAATTTGAGCTTATGTTTCTTGTTAGATTCTTGAAATATATTTTGGTTCTGCTCACAAAAGaattcaaaaaaagaaagaaaagtaaaTGAACCCTGAAGAATGTATAAGTAAATGGAGACAcaatttacaaccaaaaagagatttatacaaaaataatagcTCATCAATGGCTCTACATACATACTCCGTTATTTTCAAGCCCTCTTTCTATGAGTCAAATAGTAAGATACTAACTTTACACCAACAACCATTTCTAGCCTGGTAAAAATTATACAGTTAATGCTTATTCCCAGCAATTTCATATCACAACTCAGAATGTAGAGAGAACGACGATAACAACGATCTCACGGGTCACAGGAACGATATCAGGCTCCGTCTGAAGCTATTGTGGGATCTTGTGGAGCGTCGTGGTGTGAAGTTAAGCCCGAACATCTCTTTGTGATGCGTCTGACCGTGTTCCATGGAGCTGACCAGCTTCGCCACGAGGAATGCGCTGTCAGCAACGTGATCCATGTCGTCCGTTTTGGTCCATAGCCTGTAGGAGAGCTGTAGGCGTCTGAGCTTGGTGTCGAGGCCGATGCCCCACTTGAGGAAGAGGCTCTCGCGTTCTTGCTCCGAAAGCTTCTTTGACATCCTCTTGCTCAGCATTCGCCTCTCCTCGCGAAGTGCCTTCAGGCTGTTCATAAGAAATATATCAGCAGTTGAGGATAAAAGTAGTAGAGTTTTATGCATGTGTTTTGAAGAATTCTTGGTCATGCGAAGCTTATTTAGGGTTAAATCGCCGAAAATTTTCACCAACTTTGACCTGATTCTGGTTTTAGACATGATCTATACAACGTTCGAATAATGGCCTCACTTTCCGACGACTTGAAAAATGATGCGGCGTGATTTTTTCCTCATGCCACGTCATTTTTCCGAGCATCGGGAAATTTTTGGGCCTGTCTATTTTGCTATATATCAAAGAATGAGGTCATTATTGAAACATTTCAAAAACGTGTAGCAGAACTTTTCGACCAAGACTTGGAAAGGGGAGCCGTGATCTCACCTTAGAGCCAGCGTCAGACACTGTCCGTTGACGACGGTATTCTCGCCTCGAGAGAATTTATCCCTAAGGAACTTCATCCTCCTCATCTCCACCTCCATATATATAGCATCCGAAGGATCACCACCTTGGAAGAGCATGAAGAAGTAACTCCTGTGTATCAACGAGACGTTGCAAGCATGCCAGAGTTCGACTATCTCTCGTTGGAGCCTCCTGAACTCGGCAGGCCAGTTTGAAAGACCTTTGAACTCATCTACGATGGGATCCAAACCGACATCTTTGACATCCCTCTTTGGAGATTCATCGGCTTCTGGTACAGTCGCCATCGACTGCATCATTATATGAcatgttatatatatgaaacGAAAAGCTTTTTTATTCGTTAACAAAAAATGCTTCAAGTAAATGGACACACGAGTTTGGAATGAGGATAACAAGAAACCTTAGTTTTCTAAAATGCTGTGATTATTAACTAAGTATAAGAGAAAGAAAGCATAACTCACCTGATTCTTGGTGTGAATATCTTGGGTTGGAAGCTTCTCATTTGGGGCGTCGATCTCGATATCAAAAGTTTTGTCGGGGGAACACTGAGAATCCTTCCTTGATAAATCTCGAACAAAGGGACTAAAGCTCCATGGGGaaaatttcttttcaaaatctACGTATCCTCGTTCTGATCCAAACGACGACGTGATCTCACTAAAATCCATCATCTTGTGCCAAGGTGAATTCGAGTCAGCAATCCTTGCTCTGCAGCTTCTGCTCTTAGTCAATTTGAAGAAGCTGGCTAGGGGTGAATCTTGATTCAGTTGTGTAACGTGAGATGGGAATTCTGGTGAGTGAATTGAGCTAACTTCTCTCTGTTCCTTGGATGGAGGAGACGATGAGTCCTTCTCTTCGTGTTCCTTCTCTTCTTCCTCCATTGCACAATCATTCTCCATCGGAGAAGACTTGATCACTTGATTGTTTTCAAAAGGAGTTGACGGTGTTTCCATGGTCTGCGCATGTCCATTTACATATACTTCCACATGAGGGAATTCGGTGTTCTCTTCTGAACATACGGAATCGCAGTTTGTAGCCACTTTGTTACTAAACTCTTCTGCTTCGATGCAACGGACTTCCCTGCATATATCCTCCGATGCCCCACTACTCTCCTTCTCTATCTCCTCCCAATCGTGATTGGAGTAACTGTCGCTGGAGTTTGAAGCTAAGATCCTCGGTGGTGAATTACTAGGCACAAAGTCATCATCAAAATACGGGACTTTCACTATCTGATCGTCTGAACTCGTTCTGCTGTGTCCACCGGAACATGTTCCCAAGGAGTGAGGTGTCCGTGTCTCCTCTTCTGCTATCGTACTGTCTGGTGATCTTTGGACTCGCAAGTGAGGGTAGTGTCCTGATCCGACCTGGAGAAGAAAATCGAGAAAGAAGTGAACACACAAAAAATGGaagaaaatatttcaaattttatacGAGAAATGTTACCCGTGTCAAGGATGCTTCATTTCCAATGATTTCTAGCAAATCTTTGACATGTGATTGAGCGACATCTCTTTGAAGAGTAAGATCGTTTATCTTCTCCTCGAGCTAGAAGAAAGTGAAATCATAACACTCAATATTCATAGTAAAACCATAAAATTTACATACTGATATAAGTTcatctatttaaaaatttatgacCTAAATATGGATTGCCTCATATGTCCAGCATGTACGTAGTGATCTTATTATCGTGGATTAAAAGTCACGTTTCAACGGTTAATGAAATCAAAGTTCATTTTCAAGCAACATACAAAAGTTTAGTACCTTAGTGATTTGAAGATCTTTCTCTCTCAGCATCGCAGGATAGTTTGGCGTGGAGACAGTAGATTGATAATTTCTCAGCTCACTCTCTAGTCTCGTTAGCTCTCGTTGCAAATACTTGACCAAAGCTTTGTCAGACATGACCACGTTAACTTTGGCATTGGTGGTCACTTCCTTTGCACAGCTAGCAAACAGAAGAGTGTTTCTTGATTGCTCAACATGACTGCGTGCAGGGCTCATTGTGCAAATGATGGCCGTTCTAGCATTCCCCCCCAACGATGTTTGCAGGATTCGTGTCAGTTTAGAATCTCTGTAAGGAATGTGTCCGCCT
The genomic region above belongs to Salvia miltiorrhiza cultivar Shanhuang (shh) chromosome 5, IMPLAD_Smil_shh, whole genome shotgun sequence and contains:
- the LOC130986672 gene encoding kinesin-like protein KIN-7E encodes the protein MGTVEGGEEVVRGSEERINVSVRLRPLNGKEIFRHDVADWDCINDNTVIYKNVNVSASDRSMYPTAYTFDRVFRPDCSTREVYERAAKNVAISVVSGMNSSVFAYGQTSSGKTFTMTGVTEYAIADIYEYIQKHPERDFVLKFSALEIYNESVRDLLSVDSTPLRLLDDPERGTVVEKLTEETIRDWDHVIQLLSVCEAERQIGETSLNEVSSRSHQIIRLTVESSPRDFIGRDNASALAAAVNFVDLAGSERASQANSAGTRLKEGCHINRSLLTLGTVIRKLSKGRGGHIPYRDSKLTRILQTSLGGNARTAIICTMSPARSHVEQSRNTLLFASCAKEVTTNAKVNVVMSDKALVKYLQRELTRLESELRNYQSTVSTPNYPAMLREKDLQITKLEEKINDLTLQRDVAQSHVKDLLEIIGNEASLTRVGSGHYPHLRVQRSPDSTIAEEETRTPHSLGTCSGGHSRTSSDDQIVKVPYFDDDFVPSNSPPRILASNSSDSYSNHDWEEIEKESSGASEDICREVRCIEAEEFSNKVATNCDSVCSEENTEFPHVEVYVNGHAQTMETPSTPFENNQVIKSSPMENDCAMEEEEKEHEEKDSSSPPSKEQREVSSIHSPEFPSHVTQLNQDSPLASFFKLTKSRSCRARIADSNSPWHKMMDFSEITSSFGSERGYVDFEKKFSPWSFSPFVRDLSRKDSQCSPDKTFDIEIDAPNEKLPTQDIHTKNQSMATVPEADESPKRDVKDVGLDPIVDEFKGLSNWPAEFRRLQREIVELWHACNVSLIHRSYFFMLFQGGDPSDAIYMEVEMRRMKFLRDKFSRGENTVVNGQCLTLALSLKALREERRMLSKRMSKKLSEQERESLFLKWGIGLDTKLRRLQLSYRLWTKTDDMDHVADSAFLVAKLVSSMEHGQTHHKEMFGLNFTPRRSTRSHNSFRRSLISFL